A single window of Bacteroidales bacterium DNA harbors:
- a CDS encoding ankyrin repeat domain-containing protein, translating into MTLTIFILFLIISVSGKENEIVSEKEVLHAIAKGNTMVVEQFVKQGNDINGFYHRSETTLLNYSVKRKSMQVFNHLLALGADPDMPSQGLTPIMHAIRHGEMSMIHRLLRIGANIDATAKGGQTALIYAAKLGKFEFVRTLIEWGADAEIRNNRNQSALDIANLSNQLEIAVYLVKIIELRHLFAGLPVESDGPHIEWANDTMVRMFYMITDIVRKYPVLHCDFFPATGETIVLKGFAGDPKDYYLIKNKDPDNWDFQNVSKVLALGDIHGHYSAFKKYLIQNGVINENLDWTYGDGHLVLLGDLFDRGDQVTESLWLIHQLDIKSRQHGGRVHMILGNHEVMAMINDIRYISRKYKQFSNYFSREYADFYNRKTELGLWLRNKSAVVRINDCIFSHAGISSEIIKHKFTIPRINFLLQNFLANDPQSPNRFPKETNIILGKWGPLWYRGFLYDFPDVALITQDEVNDVLKTMEGSKLVIAHSHVETISAMYNNAVIAIDVPVHKSEVISEGLLIENGKYYRLLHNGEKILLLDK; encoded by the coding sequence ATGACTTTAACCATCTTTATTCTTTTTTTGATTATCTCTGTTTCTGGAAAAGAAAACGAAATCGTTTCTGAAAAGGAGGTCTTGCACGCTATTGCAAAAGGAAATACAATGGTGGTTGAGCAGTTTGTAAAGCAGGGCAATGATATCAATGGATTTTATCATCGATCAGAGACCACCCTGCTTAATTATTCGGTTAAAAGAAAATCAATGCAGGTTTTTAACCACCTGCTCGCACTTGGTGCTGATCCGGATATGCCCAGTCAGGGTTTGACTCCTATAATGCACGCTATCAGACATGGTGAAATGTCTATGATACATCGTTTGCTCAGAATTGGGGCGAATATTGATGCCACAGCAAAAGGAGGGCAGACTGCACTGATATATGCTGCAAAACTTGGTAAATTTGAATTTGTCAGGACATTAATTGAATGGGGTGCAGATGCAGAAATCCGGAATAACAGAAACCAATCAGCACTTGACATTGCCAACCTGAGTAACCAGCTTGAAATAGCTGTCTATTTGGTCAAAATCATTGAACTGAGGCATCTTTTTGCAGGATTGCCTGTTGAAAGTGACGGTCCACACATCGAATGGGCAAATGATACCATGGTCAGGATGTTTTACATGATTACAGACATTGTTAGAAAATACCCCGTACTACATTGTGATTTTTTTCCTGCTACCGGCGAAACTATTGTTCTCAAAGGATTTGCAGGAGATCCAAAGGATTATTATTTGATCAAAAATAAAGACCCTGACAACTGGGATTTTCAAAATGTAAGTAAAGTGCTTGCTTTGGGTGACATCCATGGTCATTATAGTGCTTTTAAAAAATATTTGATTCAGAACGGGGTAATTAACGAAAACCTGGATTGGACCTATGGTGATGGTCATCTCGTATTATTGGGCGATCTCTTTGACCGTGGGGATCAGGTGACCGAAAGCCTGTGGCTAATTCATCAACTTGACATCAAGTCGAGGCAGCACGGAGGCAGAGTCCATATGATACTGGGTAATCATGAAGTGATGGCTATGATTAATGATATTCGTTATATCAGTCGTAAATACAAACAGTTCTCAAACTACTTTTCGAGAGAATATGCCGATTTTTACAACAGGAAAACGGAATTGGGTTTGTGGCTCCGAAACAAAAGTGCAGTGGTCAGAATCAATGATTGCATCTTTTCTCATGCCGGTATTTCATCAGAGATCATTAAACACAAATTTACAATCCCGCGGATTAATTTTTTATTGCAGAATTTTCTTGCAAATGATCCCCAGTCGCCAAACAGGTTTCCAAAAGAAACAAATATTATTCTTGGTAAATGGGGACCACTCTGGTATCGTGGTTTTTTGTATGATTTTCCTGACGTAGCTTTAATAACACAGGATGAGGTGAATGATGTCCTGAAAACAATGGAAGGATCGAAGTTAGTTATTGCACACTCACATGTCGAAACCATCTCCGCCATGTACAATAACGCTGTCATCGCCATTGATGTACCGGTTCATAAAAGTGAAGTGATTTCGGAGGGTTTGCTTATCGAAAACGGGAAATATTACAGACTGCTCCATAATGGAGAAAAGATACTGTTGTTAGATAAATAA
- a CDS encoding DUF4956 domain-containing protein: MLQLLIGFQLFGVEFFKQQEFLVMFFRSSLNLFFILILVRYVYYANSRRKDYLFTYLLISITVFFVSYLLQNVSLQLGFALGFFALFGIIRYRTDTIPIKEMTYLFLVIGISVLNALSDKAISYAELLFANISIIVITAIIEYFWSFKHESSKNILYDNVELIKPKNQVKFIDDLETRTGLKINRVEIGKINFDRGTAEITIYYLWDKYSTNFFESVTFDNFTIKEQETNKKSRK; encoded by the coding sequence ATGCTTCAACTATTAATTGGTTTTCAGTTATTTGGAGTTGAATTTTTCAAGCAGCAGGAGTTTCTTGTGATGTTTTTCAGGTCATCTCTAAACCTTTTTTTTATCCTGATTCTTGTTCGTTATGTTTATTATGCCAACAGTCGGCGTAAAGATTACCTTTTCACCTATCTGTTGATCAGTATCACCGTATTTTTCGTTTCATACCTTCTTCAAAATGTGAGTCTTCAATTGGGTTTTGCACTCGGTTTTTTTGCTTTGTTCGGTATAATTCGCTATCGCACCGACACCATCCCGATAAAAGAAATGACCTATTTGTTCCTGGTCATTGGCATCTCCGTATTGAATGCCCTTTCCGACAAAGCCATCAGTTATGCTGAACTCCTGTTTGCAAATATCAGTATCATTGTAATTACCGCTATTATTGAGTATTTCTGGAGTTTCAAACACGAATCGAGCAAAAACATCCTGTACGATAACGTTGAATTGATAAAGCCAAAGAATCAGGTTAAATTTATTGATGACCTGGAGACACGCACAGGTTTAAAAATCAATAGGGTAGAAATTGGAAAAATTAACTTTGACCGGGGTACTGCCGAAATCACGATTTATTATTTGTGGGACAAATACTCTACGAATTTCTTCGAAAGTGTTACGTTCGATAATTTCACTATAAAAGAACAGGAAACTAATAAAAAATCCAGGAAATGA